The DNA sequence CACCGAGCAGGGCGAGGGCGGTTCCGGCGCCGCGCCCCCGCCGGAGACCTCGCACTTCGAGACGTTCCTGCGGATCGGCGAACTCCTCACCACCGAACGCACCCCCGGACCGCACGGCCGGCTGCTCCCCTGGGACCCCGCCTATCCCGTGCTGCGCAACCCCACCCTCGGCACCGGCGACGCGGCCAAGGATCCCGTCACCGACCCCGAGGCGCGGGCGGTCGCCCGGCTGTTCAACCAGGCGTACGAGCTGATGCTGCGGCTGATGGTCCAGCACTTCGGCGAGAGCGCCGACGGCAGCCTGCGCCGCTCCAAACTCATGAACGCCTCCATCGACGTGATGACGGGCATGATGCGCCCGCTGGCGGAACTGCTGGTCACCATGGACTCGGGCCGCCGCGGCCGGACGGCGGGGCCGACGTTCGAGCTGGAGGCCGCGCCCGAGCCCGTACCCCGTCCCGACGTCGCCCGCCGCGCCCTCGCCCTGCGCTTCGCCCACCTGGCCGCCGCGGCACGCGCCTGCCCCCGCATGCCGGAGCAGGTCGGCGACATGGCGGCGTTCTACGCCGACTTCTTCCGGGGCTTCCCAGGAGCGACGGATCCGAAGGGGAGGGATCGCGAAGGATGAGCATCACACCCACCGACGGCGACGCGGACGAGGGCCGGGGCGCGCCTTTCGGCACCGACGTCCTGATCGTCGGAGCCGGCCCGGTCGGGCCGGCGCCGGCCCTGGATCTGGGACACCGGGGCGTCCGCTTCCTGCTCCTGGGCGCCTCCGACGGGCGGGTGGAGCACCCCAAGGTCGGTACGGTCGGGCCGCGTTCGATGGAGCTGTTCCGGCGCTGGGGCCTCGCGCACGCCATCCGGACGGCAGGCCGGCCCGGCGACCACCCGCTGGACGTGGCGTGGGTCACCCACCTGCCCCGCACCCAGAAGACCCCACCCGTATCCACCGGATCCACCGGACCCGCACCTCGGAGGCACCCATGACACCCCTCGGCCCCTTCCGCCTCTCCGATGTGCACATCCCCGATCCGTATCCGCTCTACGAGCGCTACCGCGAGGACGACCCCGTCCACCGGTCCGAGGAGGGCTGGTACCTCTTCCGGCACGCCGACGTCACCGCCGTCCTGTCCGACCGCCGGTACGGGCGCGGCGGCCTGCCCGCGCCGCTGCCGGCCGGGTGCCCGCATCTGCGGCGGACGGCGTCCGACTGGATGGTGTTCATGGACCCGCCGCGGCACACCCGCGTCCGCGCGCTGGTCGCGAGGAGTTTCACGCCCCGCGTGGTCGAGCGGCTGCGCCCCCGCGTGGACGAGCTGGCGGGCCGGCTCGTCGCCGACCTGGCCGAGACGCTGGCCGAGGACGGGCGGGCCGATCTGGTGGACCGGTTCGCCGCGCCCTTCCCGATCCTGGTGATCAGCGAGCTGCTGGGGGTGCCGGCGGACGACCGGCCCTGGTTCCGGGCGCGCGCGGTCGGCCTCCAGCAGGCCACCAGCGCC is a window from the Streptomyces mobaraensis genome containing:
- a CDS encoding FAD-dependent monooxygenase, which encodes MSITPTDGDADEGRGAPFGTDVLIVGAGPVGPAPALDLGHRGVRFLLLGASDGRVEHPKVGTVGPRSMELFRRWGLAHAIRTAGRPGDHPLDVAWVTHLPRTQKTPPVSTGSTGPAPRRHP